A genomic stretch from Solanum stenotomum isolate F172 chromosome 8, ASM1918654v1, whole genome shotgun sequence includes:
- the LOC125872459 gene encoding probable protein phosphatase 2C 2 isoform X2, with translation MSPVVLMWWVSNSPDTTILQFVPSIRSGSFADIGPRRFMEDEHIRIDDLSSHQGSLVRFPKPCAFYGVFDGHGGPEAAAYVRKHVLRFLFEETNFPQTSEVDDTFLKEVKKSVREGFLLADLALADECSVSSSSGTTALTALILGRLLMVANVGDCRAVLCHKGEAVNMSQDHRPNYASERRRVEELGGFIDDGYLNGVLSVTRALGDWDMKLPRGSASPLIAEPEFRQIILTEDDEFLIIGCDGIWDVMSSQQAVNLVRRGLRRHDDPEQCAKDLVMEALRLSTFDNLTVVIVCFTSLDHPEPSQSRQRRLRCCSFSAEALCSLQSWLDNSGSR, from the exons ATGTCCCCTGTTGTTCTGATGTGGTGG GTTTCTAATTCACCAGATACTACAATTTTGCAATTTGTTCCTAGCATTCGCTCAGGTAGCTTTGCAGATATTGGCCCACGGAGGTTCATGGAAGATGAGCATATAAGGATAGATGATCTTTCTTCACATCAAGGCTCCCTCGTGAGGTTCCCTAAGCCTTGTGCCTTCTATGGG GTGTTTGATGGTCATGGAGGACCTGAAGCAGCAGCTTACGTGAGGAAGCATGTACTCCGTTTCCTTTTTGAGGAAACCAATTTCCCTCAGACATCAGAAGTTGATGACACATTTTTAAAAGAGGTGAAAAAATCTGTAAGAGAAGGGTTTCTTCTCGCTGACCTTGCTTTGGCTGATGAGTGTAGTGTGAGTAGTTCTTCTGGAACTACTGCATTGACAGCGCTGATATTGGGAAG GCTTTTAATGGTGGCGAATGTGGGAGACTGTCGTGCAGTCCTTTGCCACAAGGGAGAGGCAGTTAATATGTCTCAAGACCATAGACCGAATTATGCATCGGAGAGAAGGCGTGTTGAAGAGTTGGGTGGATTTATTGATGATGGCTATCTCAATGGTGTCCTATCAGTGACTAGGGCCTTAGGGGACTGGGACATGAAACTGCCTCGTGGCTCTGCCTCTCCTCTGATTGCGGAGCCTGAATTCCGGCAGATCATCTTGACCGAGGATGATGAATTCCTTATAATTGGTTGTGATGGGATCTGGGATGTTATGTCAAGTCAACAAGCCGTTAATCTTGTACGTCGTGGTCTGAGACGGCATGATGATCCTGAACAGTGTGCCAAAGACCTTGTCATGGAAGCCCTGCGTCTCAGTACCTTCGACAATCTTACTGTGGTAATTGTTTGCTTTACTTCCCTTGATCATCCAGAACCATCACAGTCACGACAAAGGCGTTTAAGATGCTGCAGCTTCTCAGCAGAAGCCTTGTGCAGCTTACAGAGTTGGTTGGATAACAGTGGAAGCCGTTGA
- the LOC125872450 gene encoding uncharacterized protein LOC125872450 produces the protein MPNVKTPHLPAIRRRFQLQLRFLYNNICHFRPAKHINDSIMDSQSSPHGSIIFSTVGRTNYGFDIFSIKSPFSFLNSPVEHRLTDGTSINYNGQFVDEDQTLVFVSERSGAPRIYLRRPSSQVQIEQLPTSIDSLFLDRPFLRNKRLYYISAHQQPKQVFTSSSALYSTNIEDGSKIIRLTPYGCADYSPAISQSGHLIAVASYGDRRWPTGEFHDLTTDIVVFPESNPEKRIIVCQHGGWPTWSGDSTIFFHRQADDGWWSIFRVDLPEDSPNLRADPIRVTPPGVHCFTPAAASYNSKSMIAIATRRPGKRYRHIEIFDVESHKFYSVTELLNPTTHHYNPFFSPKSTFLSYHCFRGESSTGDATIPSLDPVISPEKGLRMLRLNGSFPSFSPLGDFIAFNHDFNANSGLEIIKSDGSKKWTLFKGRTAFCNSWSPAEPDVIFTSVGPVFDSVKATVQIARVSFNSLNLTNDDCGKIPVEIEVLTKEETGNNAFPSCSPDGKHIVFRSGRSGHKNLYIMDAVKGELEGGGIRQLTEGPWIDTMPSWSPDGKLIAFSSNRHNPDNVACFSIYVIHPNGTGLRRIHVAGPEGSDEVDKERLNHVCFSKDCEWLLFTGNLGGVTAEPVSLPNQYQPYGDLYLVKLDGSGLRRLTCNAYENGTPAWHPSAMPMTALDKEQNVIVGDKLRGEFDDVLWMNC, from the coding sequence ATGCCTAACGTGAAGACTCCCCACCTACCTGCGATCCGTCGCCGTTTCCAATTGCAGCTCAGATTTCTCTATAATAACATTTGCCATTTCCGGCCTGCAAAGCACATCAACGATAGTATTATGGATTCACAGTCGTCACCACATGGCTCTATTATCTTCTCCACAGTTGGCAGAACCAATTACGGCTTCGACATCTTCTCCATCAAATCTCCATTTTCTTTCCTCAATTCTCCGGTAGAGCATCGCCTCACAGACGGTACCTCCATCAATTACAACGGACAGTTCGTCGATGAAGATCAAACACTCGTATTCGTCTCTGAGAGATCAGGTGCACCTCGCATTTACTTGAGACGTCCCTCCTCTCAAGTACAGATTGAACAACTTCCTACTTCCATTGATAGCCTATTTCTCGACCGTCCGTTTCTTCGAAATAAACGACTCTACTATATTTCAGCTCATCAGCAACCCAAACAAGTTTTCACCAGCTCGTCCGCTCTTTACTCTACCAATATAGAGGATGGTAGTAAGATCATCCGCTTAACTCCGTATGGCTGTGCTGATTATAGTCCAGCGATTTCACAGTCTGGACACCTGATTGCGGTTGCATCTTACGGAGACCGTCGTTGGCCTACTGGTGAATTCCATGACCTGACTACTGATATTGTTGTTTTCCCTGAATCCAACCCCGAAAAGCGGATAATCGTGTGCCAACACGGTGGCTGGCCAACTTGGTCTGGTGATTCGACTATCTTTTTTCACAGACAAGCTGATGATGGTTGGTGGAGCATTTTTAGAGTTGATTTGCCTGAGGATTCACCCAATTTGCGTGCTGATCCGATTCGAGTTACTCCTCCTGGTGTGCACTGCTTTACTCCTGCAGCAGCCTCATACAATTCCAAATCAATGATTGCTATTGCTACCAGAAGACCGGGGAAAAGGTATCGCCACATTGAGATTTTCGATGTGGAGTCACACAAGTTCTATTCGGTGACCGAGTTGCTTAACCCTACCACCCACCATTACAATCCATTCTTCTCTCCTAAGTCGACGTTTCTCAGCTATCACTGTTTCCGGGGTGAATCATCAACGGGAGATGCAACAATTCCTTCCTTGGACCCGGTAATTTCTCCAGAGAAAGGACTGAGAATGCTGAGGCTTAATGGATCATTTCCTTCCTTCTCTCCCTTAGGTGACTTTATTGCGTTCAATCATGATTTCAATGCTAATTCAGGCCTCGAAATCATCAAATCAGATGGTTCCAAGAAGTGGACATTGTTCAAAGGCCGTACGGCTTTCTGCAACTCCTGGTCTCCAGCTGAACCCGATGTGATTTTTACGTCAGTCGGACCTGTATTCGACTCTGTAAAAGCAACTGTTCAAATCGCACGAGTCTCATTCAATTCATTAAATCTAACCAACGATGATTGTGGGAAAATTCCAGTAGAAATAGAAGTTCTCACAAAAGAGGAGACAGGAAATAATGCCTTCCCTTCCTGCTCGCCAGACGGAAAGCACATTGTATTCCGATCAGGCCGTTCGGGGCACAAAAATCTGTATATTATGGATGCTGTTAAGGGAGAGCTGGAGGGTGGAGGAATTCGTCAGCTAACAGAGGGGCCATGGATTGATACAATGCCAAGCTGGTCACCTGACGGAAAGCTGATTGCATTTTCTTCCAACAGGCACAATCCAGATAATGTCGCTTGCTTCAGCATTTATGTCATTCATCCAAATGGCACAGGTCTTCGTAGGATCCACGTGGCAGGGCCGGAGGGATCTGATGAAGTAGATAAAGAGAGATTAAACCATGTATGCTTTAGTAAGGACTGTGAGTGGCTTCTGTTCACAGGCAACTTGGGTGGAGTAACAGCAGAACCAGTGTCACTGCCAAACCAGTACCAACCGTACGGTGACTTATATTTGGTGAAGTTGGATGGGAGTGGGTTGAGACGACTGACATGTAATGCATATGAGAATGGAACTCCGGCATGGCACCCATCGGCTATGCCTATGACTGCTTTGGACAAAGAACAGAACGTTATTGTAGGAGATAAGTTGAGGGGTGAATTTGATGATGTACTATGGATGAATTGTTGA
- the LOC125872461 gene encoding uncharacterized protein LOC125872461 codes for MSALGLDYWIQWQVFVCALIFIIPTTISLRFIINKRRKESEPIIIIKSADLWIPCWRNLHPIWLLCFRASALVAMVFMVYQTVVNLGFFVFLFYTQWTFALVGIYFALGTFISARGCWLYTTNPLSQRGETDKFLRTAAEQNTSEQRLGLLENLMLIIYQISAGAVMLTDIVFWCLLLPFMTGENFKLTLLIGLMHSVNAIFLLLDSVLSNPQFTWFGITYFILWSCSYIVFQWSLHVCCLSWWPYPFLELNTPWAPLWYFGMALVHIPCYGLYALLIKAKDQIFSRLFPQAFLSGVEIAMEKKHT; via the exons ATGTCTGCTTTGGGCTTAGATTACTGGATTCAATGGCAAGTCTTTGTTTGTGCTCTAATCTTCATCATACCAACCACAATCTCATTAAGATTCATCATCAACAAGCGAAGAAAAGAAAGCGaacctattattattattaagtcAGCTGATCTATGGATCCCCTGTTGGAGAAATCTCCATCCTATTTGGCTTCTCTGCTTCAGAGCTTCCGCTTTAGTTGCTATGGTTTTTATGGTTTACCAGACTGTTGTTAACTTAGGATTCTTCGTCTTCCTATTCTACACACA ATGGACATTTGCTTTAGTTGGGATATATTTTGCG CTGGGAACTTTTATATCGGCCCGGGGATGCTGGTTGTATACAACGAATCCCCTTTCTCAGCGCGGAGAAACAGATAAATTTCTTAGAACAGCTGCTGAACAGAATACCTCTGAGCAACGGCTTGGATTATTGGAAAATTTGATGCTAATTATTTATCAG ATTAGTGCAGGTGCTGTTATGCTGACAGATATTGTCTTTTGGTGTCTTTTGCTCCCATTTATGACGGGTGAAAATTTTAAGCTCACCCTG CTAATTGGATTAATGCACTCTGTAAATGctatatttcttcttcttgattcaGTCCTGAGCAACCCT CAATTTACTTGGTTTGGTATCACATATTTTATACTGTGGAGCTGTTCTTATATTGTTTTCCAGTGGAGTCTACACGTCTGCTGCTTATCTTG GTGGCCGTATCCTTTCTTGGAACTTAACACTCCATGGGCACCATTGTG GTATTTTGGCATGGCTCTGGTCCACATCCCCTGTTATGGACTATACGCGCTGCTTATCAAAGCAAAAGACCAAATATTCTCGAGATTGTTTCCACAGGCATTTCTTAG TGGCGTTGAGATTGCAATGGAGAAGAAGCATACTTGA
- the LOC125872459 gene encoding probable protein phosphatase 2C 2 isoform X1 produces MVAGAEVMVPVQQTITALDVPCCSDVVSNSPDTTILQFVPSIRSGSFADIGPRRFMEDEHIRIDDLSSHQGSLVRFPKPCAFYGVFDGHGGPEAAAYVRKHVLRFLFEETNFPQTSEVDDTFLKEVKKSVREGFLLADLALADECSVSSSSGTTALTALILGRLLMVANVGDCRAVLCHKGEAVNMSQDHRPNYASERRRVEELGGFIDDGYLNGVLSVTRALGDWDMKLPRGSASPLIAEPEFRQIILTEDDEFLIIGCDGIWDVMSSQQAVNLVRRGLRRHDDPEQCAKDLVMEALRLSTFDNLTVVIVCFTSLDHPEPSQSRQRRLRCCSFSAEALCSLQSWLDNSGSR; encoded by the exons ATGGTAGCTGGAGCTGAAGTTATGGTACCAGTACAACAGACCATCACTGCTTTGGATGTCCCCTGTTGTTCTGATGTG GTTTCTAATTCACCAGATACTACAATTTTGCAATTTGTTCCTAGCATTCGCTCAGGTAGCTTTGCAGATATTGGCCCACGGAGGTTCATGGAAGATGAGCATATAAGGATAGATGATCTTTCTTCACATCAAGGCTCCCTCGTGAGGTTCCCTAAGCCTTGTGCCTTCTATGGG GTGTTTGATGGTCATGGAGGACCTGAAGCAGCAGCTTACGTGAGGAAGCATGTACTCCGTTTCCTTTTTGAGGAAACCAATTTCCCTCAGACATCAGAAGTTGATGACACATTTTTAAAAGAGGTGAAAAAATCTGTAAGAGAAGGGTTTCTTCTCGCTGACCTTGCTTTGGCTGATGAGTGTAGTGTGAGTAGTTCTTCTGGAACTACTGCATTGACAGCGCTGATATTGGGAAG GCTTTTAATGGTGGCGAATGTGGGAGACTGTCGTGCAGTCCTTTGCCACAAGGGAGAGGCAGTTAATATGTCTCAAGACCATAGACCGAATTATGCATCGGAGAGAAGGCGTGTTGAAGAGTTGGGTGGATTTATTGATGATGGCTATCTCAATGGTGTCCTATCAGTGACTAGGGCCTTAGGGGACTGGGACATGAAACTGCCTCGTGGCTCTGCCTCTCCTCTGATTGCGGAGCCTGAATTCCGGCAGATCATCTTGACCGAGGATGATGAATTCCTTATAATTGGTTGTGATGGGATCTGGGATGTTATGTCAAGTCAACAAGCCGTTAATCTTGTACGTCGTGGTCTGAGACGGCATGATGATCCTGAACAGTGTGCCAAAGACCTTGTCATGGAAGCCCTGCGTCTCAGTACCTTCGACAATCTTACTGTGGTAATTGTTTGCTTTACTTCCCTTGATCATCCAGAACCATCACAGTCACGACAAAGGCGTTTAAGATGCTGCAGCTTCTCAGCAGAAGCCTTGTGCAGCTTACAGAGTTGGTTGGATAACAGTGGAAGCCGTTGA